The sequence AGTCCAACTTTCCCACCTTTAAGGTAAGGGGCAAGGAGGTCGATAACCTTGATCCCTGTTTCCAAGATTTCAGATGAGGTAGACAATTCATCAAAAGTTGGAGCTTTCTTATGAATTGGCTGACGCTCAGCGTCTTCAGCGAAAGGAGCATCCAAGTCAATGGTATCTCCCAAAACGTTGAAGACACGTCCCAAAGTTTCTTTACCTACTGGCACGGAGATTGGACGGCCTGTGTCCAAAACTTCCATTCCACGAGTCAAACCATCTGTTGATTCCATGGCGATCGTACGGACCATACCATCACCCAACTCCAAGGCTACTTCAAGGACGATTTTTGTTTTTCTTTCGTCATTTTTGTAGACGACAAGTGCATTATTAATCTCAGGAAGTGTTTCCCCTGCTGCAAACAAGACGTCTACAACGGGGCCGATAACCTGAGCAATTTTACCTGAACTCATCTCCTTCTCCTATTCTATATAAGATACTGTCGGTTCCTAGTTCAACTAGGTCCTAATACTCTTCGAAAATCAAATTCAAACCACGTCAGCGTCGCCTTGCCGTACTCAAGTACAGCCTGCGGCTAGCTTCCTAGTTTGCTCTTTGATTTTCATTGAGTATAAGTTCATTTTAATACGAGGGAGGCAAAGCCTTATTCTAAGGCACTAGCCCCCGCTACGATTTCTGTAATTTCTTGTGTAATCGCCGCCTGTCTAGCACGGTTATACTGGATTGTCAAATCATTGATGACCTTTTTGGCATTATCGGTCGCCGTTTGCATGGCTGTCATACCTGCAGCATTTTCAGCTGTCTTGGCATCGATAATAGCCCCGTAAATCATACTTTCAGCATACTGTGGCAACAACTGCTCTAGAATCTCATCACGGCTCGTTTCCAACTCAAAGGTTAAGCTATACTCTTCATCCGCTTCATTTGGATCCAAGTCAACAATCGGAAGCATTTGTTCCACACGCATTTGACTTGTGAGAGTATTGACATGATGGTTATAGCAGACGTACAATTCATCAAAAAGTTCGTTTTGGTACATCTCAATCGTTTTTGAAATAATTTTACGAACTTCATCAAAACTAGGTTGATCCGCCAAGCCACGTAGTTCATAGATTGGCTGAATACCACGAGCCTTAAAGAAATCAGCTCCCATACCACCAATACAGATTATCTCAAAATCTTTACCATCTGGATGGTATTCTTCTTTCAACTCCATAACGGCTTTAAGGATGGAAGCATTATAACCTCCAACCAAGCCACGGTCTGAAGTGATAACGATATAGCCTGTTTTCTTAACTGGGCGACTGATGAGCATCGGATTGGTTGAACCACCAGATCCGTTACCATGCAGAATATCCGTCAAAAGCTTACGGACCTTCTGAGCGTAAACTTGAAAGTTGCGCGCTGCTTCTTCAGAGCGACCTAACTTGGCAGCCGATACCATTTGCATGGCATTAGTGATTTGACTCGTATTTTTGGTTGAGGCGATTTTTGTTTTAATATCATTTAGAGATACTGCCATCTGACACCTCTATTCTTATTGGAAGCTGGATTGATTGAGAAACTCTGTAATCGCAGCATCCAAGACCGCTTCTTCTGGCAAGTCTTTTGTTTCACGAATGGTTTCCAAAATCTCTGGATAATGAGCATCAAAGAAAGTATGGAACTCTTCCTCAAAACGAACAATGTCATCTACAGGAATCGTATCCAAAAAACCATGTGTCAAAGCATAGAGAATGGTTACTTGTTTCTCAACAGGTAGTGGTTTATGGACAGGTTGTTTCAATACTTCCACAGTACGACGTCCACGGTTTAACTTAGCCTGTGTTGCTGCATCCAAGTCAGAACCAAACTTAGTGAAGGCTTCCAACTCACGGTATGAAGCAAGGTCGATACGAAGTGTACCAGCAACTTTCTTCATGGCTTTAATCTGTGCCGAACCACCTACACGGGATACAGATGAACCCGCATCAATGGCTGGACGAATACCCGCATTGAAGAGACCATCACCAAGGAAGATTTGTCCATCAGTGATAGAAATCACGTTGGTTGCGATATAGGCAGAGATATCTCCCGCTTGTGTCTCGATAAATGGTAGAGCTGTAATAGATCCACCACCAAGCTCATCAGAAACTTTAGCTGAGCGCTCAAGCAAACGGCTGTGAAGGTAGAAAACATCCCCTGGGAAGGCTTCACGACCTGGTGGACGACGAAGCAAGAGGGAAAGCTCACGATAAGCGACCGCTTGTTTTGA comes from Streptococcus oralis and encodes:
- a CDS encoding F0F1 ATP synthase subunit gamma; this translates as MAVSLNDIKTKIASTKNTSQITNAMQMVSAAKLGRSEEAARNFQVYAQKVRKLLTDILHGNGSGGSTNPMLISRPVKKTGYIVITSDRGLVGGYNASILKAVMELKEEYHPDGKDFEIICIGGMGADFFKARGIQPIYELRGLADQPSFDEVRKIISKTIEMYQNELFDELYVCYNHHVNTLTSQMRVEQMLPIVDLDPNEADEEYSLTFELETSRDEILEQLLPQYAESMIYGAIIDAKTAENAAGMTAMQTATDNAKKVINDLTIQYNRARQAAITQEITEIVAGASALE